In Anopheles bellator chromosome 2, idAnoBellAS_SP24_06.2, whole genome shotgun sequence, the genomic stretch TATGGAAGGAAATTGGAATGGCTGCGATGTGCATCATGGCTCAACAACCAACCGGAGATGGAAGGAAAGCGGACGGAACCGATGGAAGCTCACCCGAACAAGCACTGAAAGCGAAGAAGGGAAAGTGAGAAAATGGCTTAAGAGACAAACATAGGAAACACGCAAACACCGAACAGAGTAGAAGCAAAACCGGTACGGGGACGATCGCAGCAATGGTAAACTGGTATTTATAAACtaaaacaaaggaaaactaaataaatgtaaattgTACTTTGCGTGTTGTGTGTTATCCTTTTGGGTtttattgaagaaaaaatgaGGGATCAACTCACACCAGCACAAACGACTATAGCTCTTCCCGTGCTGGCGGCGCCGTCGGTGAAGAGGGTTGTTTCGATTCCGGAGATCTGTTCGTTTGTCCCTTCAACAGTGCCAGCGTTTCGGCCGACAGTTTAACCCTTCCGAGCCACGGATTGACGGGGGAACCGAGTAGCAGGTGCTCCTTGCCTTGTGGGACGGCCTGCGAAATCACGTGGCTGGAAGTGTCGTCGTTGTGCAGTGCAAACACAATGTTCCCTTCCCAGTCCACCCGCAGCACGGTGCCCCGGTCGGGGAACAGACCCACCAGCCCCCCCAAATTTCCAATGTGATGGGACGCCCAGAGAGCCCAGAGGCTGCCAGTGAGTTTGTACAGAAACCGGAACGGTGCCTCGACCAGCACAAACATCCGAACGATCAGTTGCCGGAGGTTCGGGAATGGTGCCAGCATCGCGACAAACGATGGATTACTCTCGTCCGCCGCAATGACCAAGGCCACCCAGAACCCATTTGCGTCCCCATTCAGATTGTCGACCGAGCCGGGCAGACCGTCCAGAAACACGTCGTGTGTTCCGGCCTGAGCGCCCTTCAGGAAGTACCGACGGATCAGCTGTCCACCGAGCTCACCAACCAGTACGAAGCTTTCGTCCGGGCTGAGAACCACGCCGTTCGCACCGTACACCTCGTCGAGCAGGACACGGCTCTTCCCCTCGGCCCGGGAGTAGTGCAACAGGCGACCGGAAGGATTGCACAACAATGCCGGGACGGCATCCTCGAAGCTAAAGTCCGATGCCGTGTCCGTCCAGTAGAAGTCGCCGTtgcgcgccacggccaccccGTTCGGAATCTTCGGCTTCCGGGAGGCCACTGCTGCCTTGCGGCGCTCGTCAACCGCCTTCCGGGCCGTTCCGTCCTCAATGAGGGCATTCTCCATCGAGACCAGCAGCTTCGATTCGCCCGTTTTTATGTGCACCTGCCAGATGCCAAGGTACGGATCTAGCACTATCAGCGCGTTACTTTTCGTGTCGAAATCCATCCCCAGCGGGCGGCCGCAAAGACGCTCCGAGTAAGTACCGACTAGTGGGGGGTTGAAAGCATAAGAAAGCTAGTTAGAAAACCGCGGCCCACCTGTTCCGCCGCTGGTTCCCGCTTACCACACTCGGGGCCCAGTTTGACAACCGTACGAACGGTACCGTCGATCAGCTCCAATACCTCGCCACCGTAAACGGTGACGTAGGTAGCGTTACCACGTACCAACACACACTCCGGCTGGAGCACCACGTTTTCGTGCAGACGTTCGGCTCCGTTGAGTAGTTGGTTCGGGGCCAGCACCCCGCTCAGAGTCCGCATTTGACCGATCGCTATTGGTCGAAAGGGGAAAACCGTCCTTGGCGGCAGCCCCGGCAGCACCGcgatcagcatcagcaccagcaccaccttgagcagctttcttttgaaacCCAtcacgcttccggtggcgcagaTTCCAACAAATACGCAGTTACCCGAACACACGGTCAACGCTGGAGCTGCAGGATGTGCACTGCGCGGACACACGACGCGGTATGCGCTTTGTTTCGattgtaattattatttttaaacctctCTTCCAGCCGGCTTGCGGGATGCTGTGTTTGTTGGGCTGCTGGTTATTTTGGACTAATTACATCACCGGGTGTGGTGTGCGATAAATAATCGATATGCGTGCGCGGATTGAACGCACACTTGACCCACGCAACTCGCTGCCGAAACGCATCGAACGGACTAACCGACCGAAAGGGGTGGCCAATGCTCGGTACCTGTCGTTGCTTCGGGTTGCTTACTTAtccaccgatcgtcgtcggtgcggcGGCCCAGAGCGGGTTCTAACCAGCGGAGCATGCAGCGGTGAAGATCGAGGTCGTCTTCGACGCTGGGCTGTGTGCGAGAGTGTAGGCTCAACATCTTATGGTGAAGGTAATGAGTACCGGTTGGACTCTTCAAACCAAAAAGCCACTCGACGACCAGTCGTGTGCGTAACTAGTTGTTACGGTCAGCAGTTCAAGTTCAGACCGTTCCAAAAGAGGATGATGGAAATGGATGGGAATCGGAAGGAATGGAAGGAATCGGAATTTAAAAACTTATGCTTGTGGATCGATTCATTGAACgatatttttgatttttttcctccaGAGTGGAATGAATCTCCAAAGAACTTCCAAGGTCAGTATTCTATTACATGTCCAAGTCGCGTGTTCAAATGTGTCCTACAGATACAGCTGATAATAATGATATGATATGATATCAAATTCACACAATAAATGCTCACTGCAGATCACGATCACGtgtaaatcataaatcaaaaatGATTATAAATTACGACTAaaagatttaattaattacgagataaaagttttgaaactaatttttgaaatgaaaaaaaaattcggaaaatggaaaaacattcGACCGCCTTACCAAAATACCAACGAAGATGGGCCAAGCCAGACGAAGCataacgatttggcattacaaattaattttacgctagcttttacgcttcgtgtggcctcccagatATACTTTGCTATCTGACAGCATTACGTGCTATTGAATTTCTCACAGCTGACAGCTGCTGTCAGTGGGGAAATGAgtcaaatttgtttgtttatatttttcagCAGAAACAGATCGTAGAAGAAAACACTTCTCGTAAACGGTGATCGTGTTTTCGCTTACTTCTGCGGAAATATCCTTCTCGACCGCTCTGAATCATATTCGTTCCCCGTTTTCGCTGACGGTTTACGATTGAAAGATGGTGAAAAGTCCGGTAGTGACGGGTATTTCGCCTAAAGAAGGACCGCCTGGGACCCGGGTTACGATACGTGGCGAATTTCTGGGCAACAAATCAACAGATCTTGTCGGTAAGTTCCGTCAGCTGCGAATGAAAACTACAGCCCTTGTTTTACTACTCACCTTCCTTACCTTCCTTCAGGTCTCACGATTTGTGGGTGCGATTGTTTGTTGTCAGCGGAATGGAAGTCGGATAAGAAAATCATTGCTCGCACCGGTGCGGCGAAAGGTAAGGGTGACATTATCGTGAGCACACGGAACGGTGGAACCGGTACTTCTACGGTACAGTTCCGGGCGTATTACGAAACGATCGGCCCGATGAAAGAATCTGCAGTGTGGATCGAAGAATCTCCGATGCAATCGCTAGCTTGGGGCCGACGTTCTCTGGCTCCGACGGGCTATACCCAGGAAGACCCGCTCGGTCTTTCGAACGAGGGTAACGAGAAAAAGTTTCCGGAAGATTTGCGTGACCTCTTTCCGGACGGATCGGGAGATTTGTCTCAGGAAAACTTTATGCCTGGTTGGTTTCTGTTGGAAAATCATCATGCCACCTCGTTCGAGGATCTGAAGGCGGGCCTCTCGTATCTGCGACGGCGTGTCGAGAGCCAGAAAGAGGGTCAGCTATCGTTTCTAAAGTCGAACGCTGGCTCGGTGATCGACCAGTTGGACACGCTGATGACATTGCGTGATCGTATTACGCAGGACAATCGGGTGCATGGAAAGGAACCGGTGGCGAAACTCGACAAAGGCATCCATGGTTCGATCGATGCATCGCACGAGCTGTTTAAGGATGTTTTGGTGCGCAAGGAGAAGGCGGATGCAACGCGGGCTGCTCTTTCGGCCATGTCACGGCACAAATTTCTGTTCTGCCTTCCCAACACGGTGGAGAAGGCGGCAACAAAGAACGAGTTTGACATAGTGGTGAATGATTATGCACGCGTTAAGAATCTGTTTGGTAAAACGGACGTACCGGTAAGCCGTCAAACGCCAACTGCTTTTAGTGTCCAGTTCTTACTCCCcttaaaaaaattatcttgCCATTTAAGATTTTCCGAAAGGTGCTCGAAGAAGTGGACATAAAAATATTGGGCATCCGTCATCAGCTGCACggaaaaattaaagaaatGCCACAAGGCGTCGATCAGCAGAAGCGAATGATCAAAGCACTGATCAGTCTGGAAGCACAACAGGCCGGCACGAGTGTAGCCGGAAAGCTGAAGGTAGACGATCCGGCTTGGGACGCAATCGATGCGCGGGCCAAGTATCTCGAGGAAACATTCCTCAAAGCGTATGAACAGTACTCGGAGAAAGAAACGCACGGCAACGAATCAAAGTCTCGCATCGATCCGACCGTTACTCCAATGAGGGTACAGTTTTGTGAGGAAATGACCGAAATCGCTGCGAGCCAGTTCCCGGATCTGTGGCGCCTCGGCCAAGCCTACTTCACAGGCGAACTAAGAGGTGCAGCCCAACCAAAGCCAGGAAATTTCAAACGCATCATTCTAACGGCGATCGAGCAGTTTTGCTCATACCTGCGATCAGCTTTGCTTTCTTCGTCCGGAGCCCACCGATCATTGGCCACAGTTGCCGCCCCAAAGGGCTTACCGTCGTGGCCATCGGTTAATCCATCGTTAAACTTTCTCATCACCTGGCTCCCACACTGCCTGCGATACGTTCGGGTTTCGTACGCTACTCTCATTCGACTCGATCTTCCCAACGAGGCGCTTGACATCGTTATGAAGTTGATCGACGAGTTACGGCTGTACTGCCTTTCCACGATACTGCGAAAGGCAAACGAGCGCGTGAAAAAACTACACGAACGGGAAACGTGGGAGCTAACGGTAACCGAATTTGCGGGAGCCACCAGTTTGCCTGGCAAATTACGTGAAATCTTGGTCGAAGCGATCGACGATGCACAAGCGGCTTGTCTCACACCGGAGGTGCGTGAGTCAACCCTCCTCGAACCGCAGTCCGATGGCCAACGGGAACTTTCAAAGCGTTTCCAAGATATTCTGGGATCGTTTTGTACGGTCCTCGAAACGCTCGCTTTGCAGCGCTCAGATGAGGATCCGCAGCAAGCCCCGATGTTGTCACAGCTGATCGGTTTCCCCGGAACACTGCTattgcagcaacagcaacaacatttgGGTACCGAAGAAGATAAGCGTGGCAGCAACGCTTCCATCACCTGGGAACAACGGTTGCTATGCTGTCTTTCGAATTGCATCTACTGCAATCGGCACTTCTTCCCGCAGTTGGGTGATCTTTTCACGCGCCACAATTTCCCTGTACCGACGCTAGCGATCGAAAACTCTCGCTCAACCGTTAATGCACTGTTTGGCACTTTGCTAGATATGTACGTGGAACATAAAAGTGATCCCCTGGTCGGTACTATCGAACCGTCGATGTATCTGGGTCGGTTCCAGTGGGATCAGGTGGCGCCTTCGGAGAAGCTCAGCCCTTATGCACACGAGTGTCTGGATAATCTCGTTTCGGTTTACTCGGAGATTTTCGCCGTTTCACCTTTTCTGCTGCGGCCCATCTTGGAGCCAATCGTGCAAACGGTCGCTGAAGAGCTGGCCCGACTGATGACGTGTGTACAGAAGTTTAACGTAAACGGAGCGTTGCAGGCACGCGTCGACATTAACGTGATTCGGGATGCAGTGCGCGTTTACAGCAACGAAACGGCCAAGTGAGTATGCAGTAAATGAAACGTTACAATTGGCTGGCACTTAcactttgctttgtttttctccctcCGATCGCTAGGTCTTTCTTTGTTGAGGCACTCGAAACAATTCCTGCCGTGCCGGAAAGCGAGGCAAGGTAAGATACAGCTCCAAACTTGCGGTATAATTATGCCAACGGTCTCAACCTCAACAATAACTTTGCAGAATCATGGAGGCGGTGAAAACGATCAAGAACAACATCCGTTTGCAGATCATGTGCCTTCAGGTGGTGGATCCTTGATGTGATGCTTTTGTGTGGATTTCCTATCGTTCAACGAAAAAATCCATACGTGACCGTTTAGGTACAGGGACAAATGTCTGCAAGGTATCTGGTGCAAAAAGTTTATCTCGTGCTGACTGAAGCCGTGAACCGGTGTTAGTCGTATCCGTTTTCAACAATACAAAAATCGTACATTCGTGAACCAATGGCTTAAAATAACCGATTAAATATAACATGACAATATGATATAATTCAAGGGGTTCAAGTTGTTTAACCGCTTTCAATTGGCTGTAAAATATCCAAAAATATATTCGTTGCGAAAGACAGGGTTAaggcatttttttaaatctcgGACGTACGCAGCCATTTTCGCAGCTGATTTACTTGAACCCTACGAGCAATGACAGCTGTCAATGAGGGTCGTTTTCCCAGGATTTTGCAGGAATGTAAACACCGAGGCCTAGGAAATCTAGGTTCTCAATCTGTGGTTTGGGCGTTTCACTAAGTGTTTTCCTATTGCTCCGTCCTTGGTGGTCGTCGGTGTGCCAGGAATTGTAGTCCTTAAATTTGCTGCCGTGTACTTGCGCGTGTCTGTCGAAAATGGTTCCCTCAAAACAATGGACCGGTAGTTGGAATCTGTTTACTGTGATGCTGGTACTGGCACTTGGAGGTGAGTCAGCAATAGTAATGTCTTTCACGGCTACGGCAAAATCTAAATCAATTCTTTGGTTTCCTAGTGAGCGGACAGCGTATCAAGGACGACATGTACACACAGGTGACGGGTGCGCATTGCTTTCGTCGACTGAATGGGACACACGTAACGGGATGCAGTTGTAAGTGAAACAAGAGAATAGTAACAAAGAACACGCAAAATGTACCAACTAAGGGGTttaattttctcctttcttcaCTGACAGCCAAAAACGGTGGCTCTGTTGGAGTGCTGCATCTGATCGAAGGTCCAGAGGATATCGATTTCCTCGTCAACAGCCATCCGTCCCCGCCGTATGCAGCGATCATTCCACCGGCGCTCTACACGCGCGAAAACATCCTTCGGTTACGTGATCAGGCCGGACAATATATTTCGGTGCTTGTGCTCATTAACAACGTGACCGGCTTGGAGCATTTTAGTCAAGAGTCAGCGTGCCCCAACGAATTCAGCAGTCTTCTTGTTGGGCAACCtggtgaaaatgaagaacGTTGTAGCGCATCTCGACCCGAGCAAAGTTGGAATCCCTGGGGCAGCGGATTGCTACAGGAAGACTTTCCCTTTCCCATTTACTACGTTTCTGAAGCGGAGGAAATAGACAAATTGCGGGATTGTTACTTCAAATTCAATGCGCACGATCTCGAGAGGCAGCGTGACCGCAGTTTATGTAGCATTGAAGTGAAATCGTTCATGTCGGCAGCAGTTAGCAGTGCCAATTGTATCCGACGGTCGAATTTTTACAACTCATTCATCCCGGCGACGAAATACTGCGATCCGCTGCAGGGCAAAAACGTGTATGCTACACTGTTCCCACGCCCCACACAGAGCACCACCGAGGAGGGATGGAGAGAGCGCGATGCCAACGAACGGATCGTACTAGTGTCGACCCGCACGGACACTACGACCATGTTCGATGGAATGGGCCTAGGAGCGATGGATTCGGTGGTTCCGTTCACTGTGCTCATGTCCGTAGCACACTTTTTAGCCAAAGTTTTGCCAAGCAGTGCCCGAAATGTGTTGTTCGTGTTTTTCAACGGAGAGTCATATGATTATATCGGTTCGCAACGCTTTGTGTATGACCTGCAGACGGGTGCGTTCCCGACGCGCCTAACCCAAAcgaaatcgatttcgatgGACAACATCGAGTTGATGATAGATATCGGTACATTGGACGATCTCACCAACTTGCAGATTTACCAAGCAACCCCACAGCCGATGGGTCTTAAAATGTCTGCGTTGTTCGATAAAATCAATAAGAATTGCTCGTTCGGTATCACTACTGGTCAGCCGATACAAACC encodes the following:
- the LOC131212397 gene encoding adipocyte plasma membrane-associated protein Hemomucin-like produces the protein MGFKRKLLKVVLVLMLIAVLPGLPPRTVFPFRPIAIGQMRTLSGVLAPNQLLNGAERLHENVVLQPECVLVRGNATYVTVYGGEVLELIDGTVRTVVKLGPECVGTYSERLCGRPLGMDFDTKSNALIVLDPYLGIWQVHIKTGESKLLVSMENALIEDGTARKAVDERRKAAVASRKPKIPNGVAVARNGDFYWTDTASDFSFEDAVPALLCNPSGRLLHYSRAEGKSRVLLDEVYGANGVVLSPDESFVLVGELGGQLIRRYFLKGAQAGTHDVFLDGLPGSVDNLNGDANGFWVALVIAADESNPSFVAMLAPFPNLRQLIVRMFVLVEAPFRFLYKLTGSLWALWASHHIGNLGGLVGLFPDRGTVLRVDWEGNIVFALHNDDTSSHVISQAVPQGKEHLLLGSPVNPWLGRVKLSAETLALLKGQTNRSPESKQPSSPTAPPAREEL
- the LOC131209858 gene encoding exocyst complex component 2, with amino-acid sequence MVKSPVVTGISPKEGPPGTRVTIRGEFLGNKSTDLVGLTICGCDCLLSAEWKSDKKIIARTGAAKGKGDIIVSTRNGGTGTSTVQFRAYYETIGPMKESAVWIEESPMQSLAWGRRSLAPTGYTQEDPLGLSNEGNEKKFPEDLRDLFPDGSGDLSQENFMPGWFLLENHHATSFEDLKAGLSYLRRRVESQKEGQLSFLKSNAGSVIDQLDTLMTLRDRITQDNRVHGKEPVAKLDKGIHGSIDASHELFKDVLVRKEKADATRAALSAMSRHKFLFCLPNTVEKAATKNEFDIVVNDYARVKNLFGKTDVPIFRKVLEEVDIKILGIRHQLHGKIKEMPQGVDQQKRMIKALISLEAQQAGTSVAGKLKVDDPAWDAIDARAKYLEETFLKAYEQYSEKETHGNESKSRIDPTVTPMRVQFCEEMTEIAASQFPDLWRLGQAYFTGELRGAAQPKPGNFKRIILTAIEQFCSYLRSALLSSSGAHRSLATVAAPKGLPSWPSVNPSLNFLITWLPHCLRYVRVSYATLIRLDLPNEALDIVMKLIDELRLYCLSTILRKANERVKKLHERETWELTVTEFAGATSLPGKLREILVEAIDDAQAACLTPEVRESTLLEPQSDGQRELSKRFQDILGSFCTVLETLALQRSDEDPQQAPMLSQLIGFPGTLLLQQQQQHLGTEEDKRGSNASITWEQRLLCCLSNCIYCNRHFFPQLGDLFTRHNFPVPTLAIENSRSTVNALFGTLLDMYVEHKSDPLVGTIEPSMYLGRFQWDQVAPSEKLSPYAHECLDNLVSVYSEIFAVSPFLLRPILEPIVQTVAEELARLMTCVQKFNVNGALQARVDINVIRDAVRVYSNETAKSFFVEALETIPAVPESEARIMEAVKTIKNNIRLQIMCLQVVDP
- the LOC131209328 gene encoding nicastrin translates to MVPSKQWTGSWNLFTVMLVLALGVSGQRIKDDMYTQVTGAHCFRRLNGTHVTGCSSKNGGSVGVLHLIEGPEDIDFLVNSHPSPPYAAIIPPALYTRENILRLRDQAGQYISVLVLINNVTGLEHFSQESACPNEFSSLLVGQPGENEERCSASRPEQSWNPWGSGLLQEDFPFPIYYVSEAEEIDKLRDCYFKFNAHDLERQRDRSLCSIEVKSFMSAAVSSANCIRRSNFYNSFIPATKYCDPLQGKNVYATLFPRPTQSTTEEGWRERDANERIVLVSTRTDTTTMFDGMGLGAMDSVVPFTVLMSVAHFLAKVLPSSARNVLFVFFNGESYDYIGSQRFVYDLQTGAFPTRLTQTKSISMDNIELMIDIGTLDDLTNLQIYQATPQPMGLKMSALFDKINKNCSFGITTGQPIQTTNLPPVSAQSFLRENASFPAIIITSPPGNRFYHSVYDGAKNLRYRYGNNSKRFDFTQLEDLGSDLYGPNSLQMQIRNVSSLIAMSIYELLEAHKYEPHYGTNSVLIDEFLHCFLESSDCPLFRATLRPETSIARLTAPPSRYISVHNSITADVTIWTYQVLGLLVGQRLENITKDECLDRHLPYQWMAGYSGTGECHYSTQNTSLALSPAFLNETYDWTSYRYSTWTESTWSEMSARIFLRPSPAHETLTLSIGFVVMVISFVLVFLINSRSDVLFNQGSTSTIPIAAQPTQC